DNA sequence from the Sandaracinaceae bacterium genome:
CTTGATGTACGTGGGCCCGAGGCGCTCGAACGCGAGGCGCAGGGCGCGCGTCCAGGGCAGCGGCTCGTAGCGGCGCGGCACGAACAGGTAGAACACGCGGCGGATGAACAGCCGATCGGCCACCCAGGCCCAGAACGCGAGCCCGAGGATCCACCAGGTCGCCAGCAGGCGCAGCAGCACGCGCCCCACGCCCACGCGCTCGGTGAGGAGTTGCGGGGGGGTGGCGCGGAGTTCGATCGGCGCGGTGCCTCGGAAAGGGTTCTCGGTGTCCATTGGGGCGTCTCGGTGAAAAGGTACGGTCGGATATAGGATCAGTGGCGACAAAAGCGAGAGGGGAATGCTCCGGGGCAGATTCGCGCGTCTTCCTGTGCTAGATCCGCGCATCGCCATGGCAGACGACCCCATCGATGGAACCATCCCACCCCCCGACGCCTGGAGCGTCCAGAAGAGCGCCGAGCTGTATCAGATCGGTGGCTGGGGCAAACCCTACTTCGACATCAACGAAGCTGGGCACGTCTGCGTCACGCCCGACCCGCGCAAGGAGGCGGGCGTCGACCTCTACGAGCTGACGGTGCAGCTGGGGGCGCGCGGACTCGACCTGCCGCTGCTCATCCGCTTCCCGGGCATCCTCGAGGACCGCATCCGGCTCATCAACGAGTGCTTCAAGAAGGCCATCGACGAGTACGAGTTCGATGGCGTCTACCGCGGCGTCTTCCCCATCAAGGTCAACCAGCAGCGCCACCTCATCGAAGAGGTCGTCGAGTCCGGCCGCCCCTACCGCTACGGCCTCGAGGCCGGCAGCAAGCCCGAGCTGCTGATCGCCCTCGCCGCGATGGACGACGAAGACGGCTTCATCATCTGCAACGGCTACAAGGACCGTGGCTACATCGAGACGGCGCTCGTCGCGCAGCGCTTCGACAACACGGTCGTGGTCGTGCTCGAGCGCATCGAAGAGCTCGACATCGTGTTCCGGGCGTTCGAGGATCTGGGTATCCGTCCGACGCTCGGCGTGCGCGCCAAGCTCAGCAGCAAGGGCATGGGGCGCTGGTCGTCGTCCGCAGGCGACAAGGCCAAGTTCGGGCTCACCACGGCCGAGATGGTCGAGGTGGTCGACCGCTTGGCCGAGCGCGACATGCTCGACTGCCTGCGCCTGCTGCACTTCCACATCGGCAGCCAGGTCAGCAGCATCGTGCCCGTCAAGAACGCCATGCGCGAGGCGGCCCAGATGTACACCGAGCTGGTCAAGCTCGGCTGCAAGATGGGCTACATCGACGTGGGCGGCGGTCTCGCCGTGGACTACGACGGCAGCCGCACCGACTTCCGCGCGTCCATGAACTACGGCGTGCAGGAGTATGCCTACGACGTCGTCGCCGCCGTGCAGGACGCGTGCGAGAAGTCCGGCGTGGCACACCCGACCATCGTCAGCGAGAGCGGGCGCGCCGTGGCGGCCTACCAGTCGGTGCTCGTGTTCGATGCGCTGGGCGTGGACCAGCTCGGCTTCGGTCAGCCGGAGCCGCCGCCCGAGGGCTGCCACCGCGTCATCCGCGAGTTCTACGACACGTGGCAGGGCATCCAGCCCAAGAACGTGCAGGAGGCCTGGCACGACGCGCAGACCGCGCTCGAGGAGAGCCGCAGCTTGTTCAAGTTCGGCTACCTGGGGCTGCGCGAGCTGGCGCGGGCCGAGCGCCTGTTCTGGAACTGCGCCGAGAAGATCCGCGCGTGCGTCCCGCGGC
Encoded proteins:
- the speA gene encoding biosynthetic arginine decarboxylase, whose protein sequence is MADDPIDGTIPPPDAWSVQKSAELYQIGGWGKPYFDINEAGHVCVTPDPRKEAGVDLYELTVQLGARGLDLPLLIRFPGILEDRIRLINECFKKAIDEYEFDGVYRGVFPIKVNQQRHLIEEVVESGRPYRYGLEAGSKPELLIALAAMDDEDGFIICNGYKDRGYIETALVAQRFDNTVVVVLERIEELDIVFRAFEDLGIRPTLGVRAKLSSKGMGRWSSSAGDKAKFGLTTAEMVEVVDRLAERDMLDCLRLLHFHIGSQVSSIVPVKNAMREAAQMYTELVKLGCKMGYIDVGGGLAVDYDGSRTDFRASMNYGVQEYAYDVVAAVQDACEKSGVAHPTIVSESGRAVAAYQSVLVFDALGVDQLGFGQPEPPPEGCHRVIREFYDTWQGIQPKNVQEAWHDAQTALEESRSLFKFGYLGLRELARAERLFWNCAEKIRACVPRLKQVPEELQQLDEFLGSIYYCNFSIFQSAPDIWAMEQLFPFIPIHRLDERPTVKARLADLTCDSDGIVDAFIDIEEVQAALDVHPVRAGERYLMAMFLGGAYQEILGDLHNLFGDTNAVHVRVEDYGYSVSNVIKGDAITDVLRYLQYDPEEMIERVRKQAERALNAGRMSLDQLRAFMAHYDRSLRGYTYLKGEPE